The genomic window AATCAGCAGGCAGGAGTTCTGTTGTGCTGATAATCCTGTATACCATACTTATCTGGAGTATGGAAGCCGCCAGATTGTACTTTGTGGTGGAATCGCTGTCCCCGCTGCATAATATCCACATCGGCCTGTCCCTGATTGTGTTTGTTGCGCTGTCGGCAGCCCTGGTATCTGCACTTCCCATCACACCCAGCGGCCTGGGTGCAGTGGAGTTCGCCATTGTGGGTGTGTTCGTGCTGGTTGGGGTGGATGCGGGCGTGGCGGCGGGGATTGCCATACTGGACCGGGCCATAAGTTACTGGGGATTGATGGCGGTAGGGGCTGTGGTGTATATGGTGAGCGGGAAGAAGTAGTCGCGAATCGCTGACCCTGGCAAAGAAGAACCAGCCACAGCCCTGAAAAATTCGGAGGGAACCTCCCCCACTCTGCCAGGTACTCACGTCAGTTGGTGCCACTTCATAGATACTGTGCCAACTATCCTGAATCTATTCCTACCATCATTTAAAAATTATATGGATACTGTTCAGTGATTATTATATACGAATCTCTCATATTACCTTTTATATGAATTCTGATGTGGAAATTGTTGATGTGGATGAAAAAGGTAACATAGCCCTGCCTTATAAGATATGTGAAAAAATAGGCATCCACCCACACGATAAATTAATTATTGGAGTAAAAGATGAGACATTGGTCATATCAAAACAAAAGAGAAGCGTATTTGACCTACAACATAAAGAAGTGGTTGCAGGTACCCTCAAGCAGGCATTGATCTTTGAGCAAAAAATGGATCAGGCAGGTAAGAAGGAATAGAAATTATTAAATATTGAAATGCTCGGATGAATGTATTTTAGATGTTCAATTGAGAACGACTACATGACAATTGATAAACGCAGAAAAAGGACTGATGCATGGCTTGATGAAGCAATATATGATTTTGATACTTGTAATGAACTTCATAAGCTCGGGAGATTTAATTGGGTATGTAACTGCTGCCAGCAGGTGGCAGAAAAATCCATTAAATCTTTATTCCTCTTAAATGGTATTGATTATCCATGGACACATAGTACTGTCGATTTGCTGGATGAATTAAATGAGACGTTGTCGATTGAAAATAAGGAATTTATTGCTTTGAGACATTGTGCAAGTGAGCTTGATCCGCATTATATTGAGACTCGCTATCCTGATGCAATTAGCGGCACTCAAGCACCGTATAAATACTACGATAACCAGCGAAGTGCACAGTGTCTGGAAAATGCTGGGAGGATACTTGAATGGGTGAGGAAACAGATTCAATAATCGGGCAGGTAATCGCATATTGCAAAAGGGTAAATCAAAATTTTAAATTAAAGAGGGTTATATTGTTTGGATCAATGAGCAGGGGTGATTTTTATCCTCATAGTGATATTGATCTTTTACTGATATCTGACGAGTTTCCAGATGACTGGTTTAACAGACAGGCCGAACTTTATTTTTTAAAAACTAAACGAATAGAGCCAATTGGATATACCACAGATGAAATTCAAAATATGTTAAAGGAGGGGAATAATTTCATCGAAAATGTTTTGCGTGAAGGGAGGGATATTGAATTATTCTAACCTTGATGGTATGAATTGAAACTACTACAAATCGTGGGGTCAAGGATTTAAATGAAATGGCAATCCCGGAAATGGATTTATTTATCGGACATAAATTAAGCTTGAACAATTTTTCACAATGATTTACAATTCATTTAATCGGTTTATAATTTTGTCTAAAAAATATGTTGTTGAGACAGTAGTCGCAAATTGTGACCTTGGTAAAGAAAAACCAGCCACAGCCCTGAAATACCCGGAGGGAGCCTCCTCCACTATGTCAGGTACTCACGTATCCAGTTTTCGCAGTAGAAAATACTTGAACGCTTTAGCCATTTTAACTGCTTCTTCCGCCTCCTCTATCAGGCACTCAATAAAATCACCTGGGTACCTGATCTCAACGGCATATCCGGATAGAAGTTCAGCATTATCTGAAAGTTCCTCAAAATCAGGGTCCATTTCAATACAGATATTATTGATTCTTGTGAGGTCATGGGTTTTCTCAACAGTAACATCTTTGGAGGTAAGATAACTTTATAAGTATTTTTCAGCACACTGCTGCGCATGAAAACATATCGCATCAGTGGGAGGATTCTCAGTTGATAAAACGATTTCTGCTGTCCTTAGATCATTTTCAGCCTTTTGTTTCCATTCATTCACCCATTTTGTCTTATCCGGCATAAATGATCTTCCCCTCCCTCGCTACTGTGGTAGCAAGCGTATTGGCAATGCCAACTTCTTCATTATATTCATCTTCATGATAAACAAAAACATCGAGAGAGAAATCCCTGTTCGGGAAAAGACGCCGGACTGCAAGACTCCGCTTGTTTTTTGGACCTGGCATATCTGCAATGATTAGCAGGTCAAGGTCACTTTCCGGTCTGGCTGTTCCTTTTGCATGGGAACCGAAGAGGTATATCTTTTTTGGACGAACCTTTTTTACGATTATATCAGAGATCTCTTTTATCTTAGCCTCATCAAGTGTCATAATATGTCTCTTTGTAGGAATTGTTGGTAAATATTTGAATCTTTGGTTAAATGATTTGCGTTTATAGGAGACCGTTACAATTCGTGTTGGTGAATTTAATTAAACCACAGATAAACACAGATGAACACAGATTTTCAGGTAGCGTATCCGCGTTTATCGGCGTTCGTCTGCGGTTAGTTTGATAATACCAACATGT from ANME-2 cluster archaeon includes these protein-coding regions:
- a CDS encoding nucleotidyltransferase domain-containing protein, coding for MTLDEAKIKEISDIIVKKVRPKKIYLFGSHAKGTARPESDLDLLIIADMPGPKNKRSLAVRRLFPNRDFSLDVFVYHEDEYNEEVGIANTLATTVAREGKIIYAG
- a CDS encoding HEPN domain-containing protein; amino-acid sequence: MPDKTKWVNEWKQKAENDLRTAEIVLSTENPPTDAICFHAQQCAEKYL
- a CDS encoding HEPN domain-containing protein — encoded protein: MTIDKRRKRTDAWLDEAIYDFDTCNELHKLGRFNWVCNCCQQVAEKSIKSLFLLNGIDYPWTHSTVDLLDELNETLSIENKEFIALRHCASELDPHYIETRYPDAISGTQAPYKYYDNQRSAQCLENAGRILEWVRKQIQ
- a CDS encoding nucleotidyltransferase domain-containing protein — its product is MGEETDSIIGQVIAYCKRVNQNFKLKRVILFGSMSRGDFYPHSDIDLLLISDEFPDDWFNRQAELYFLKTKRIEPIGYTTDEIQNMLKEGNNFIENVLREGRDIELF